From Hydra vulgaris chromosome 07, alternate assembly HydraT2T_AEP, a single genomic window includes:
- the LOC136082407 gene encoding zinc finger MYM-type protein 5-like translates to MVAVNEENILVLPTEEPIATIPSNDPALWAAHLSKVERDSVLLQGLPRNPSAFPKDSNKKKVPESIFYETSLNGEKTCRDWLVWSVSKKSFICFPCSLFGSKQSFGIGHQSHLLRWNDGISCNWHKLPEKVKSHQNNAQHRNFYKEWKTALESLENQSGIDAALENSIRNEAARWREILRCILDVTLFLASRNLSFRGSSKMIGEDDNGNFLATLELLAKHNKTLQLHLEEVSRCQQEGNKMNAHYLG, encoded by the exons ATGGTAGCTGTGAATGAAGAGAATATTTTG GTGTTGCCAACAGAAGAACCCATCGCTACCATTCCTTCCAATGATCCTGCTTTGTGGGCAGCACATCTTTCCAAAGTGGAAAGAGATTCTGTGCTTCTACAGGGGCTTCCTCGAAATCCTTCAGCTTTCCCGAAAGATTCTAATAAGAAGAAGGTTCCTGAATCAATTTTCTACGAAACTTCTCTCAACGGGGAGAAGACATGCCGAGATTGGCTGGTCTGGAGTGTATCTAAGAAATCATTTATTTGCTTTCCGTGTTCTCTGTTTGGAAGCAAACAATCTTTTGGGATCGGACACCAGTCGCACCTTCTAAGATGGAATGATGGAATAAGCTGCAACTGGCACAAGCTACCTGAGAAAGTCAAAAGTCACCAGAATAACGCCCAGCATCGAAACTTTTACAAAGAATGGAAAACGGCGCTAGAAAGCTTAGAAAATCAAAGCGGAATAGATGCAGCTCTTGAAAACTCGATAAGAAATGAAGCAGCCAGATGGCGTGAAATTCTACGATGCATCTTAGATGTTACTCTTTTTTTAGCGTCACGAAACCTTAGTTTCAGAG gtTCATCAAAAATGATTGGAGAAGACGACAATGGCAACTTTCTAGCTACCCTAGAGCTCTTGGCCAAGCACAACAAGACTCTTCAACTACACTTAGAAGAAGTTTCCCGTTGCCAACAAGAAGGTAACAAAATGAATGCCCATTACTTGGGCTGA